A single window of Pseudomonadota bacterium DNA harbors:
- a CDS encoding FHA domain-containing protein, with protein APGTRIVLGGASRIDPTTTPLVTVGASPTNQVAFPEDTTLSAAHAVLERSERGLLLRPLDGVSMVNRSICLKEAILHDGDEVRFTRATVVRVLAVD; from the coding sequence CGCGCCTGGCACCCGCATCGTGCTTGGCGGGGCCTCGCGCATCGATCCCACCACAACGCCACTCGTGACAGTGGGGGCCTCTCCCACCAACCAGGTCGCCTTCCCGGAGGACACAACCCTCTCGGCGGCCCACGCCGTGCTCGAACGATCGGAGCGCGGCTTGTTGCTGCGCCCTCTAGACGGCGTCTCCATGGTGAATCGCAGCATCTGTCTCAAAGAAGCCATTCTGCACGACGGCGACGAGGTTCGCTTCACGCGAGCAACAGTGGTTCGCGTGCTCGCGGTCGACTGA